A single genomic interval of Phaeodactylum tricornutum CCAP 1055/1 chromosome 5, whole genome shotgun sequence harbors:
- a CDS encoding predicted protein yields the protein MLLDWVFAFAYSAVMNTNPNDSLFPTFAEKVELRNLSAGNINDEEIGNETTQDSTLKAKVDSSKKVTKYFQALLERLIKTSEELVGPNEMARAAGLYQDDEDFSEEFDGSSCVGTTSVNNEPGIFNLTGEEETVGLDPPANAAYYYSGLLHKHGISAGLSTHSAKRSAVEMANESALLLTTWVCFRAGWLMKAVHTIFDYLSFNPKNDRQVSRVFSEWNTPSFRGEILGGRPPRLHPIRLQGFKEAEKVRCFVAALFVNYEDKGIDSNIFCTIDDRKNRLRELRNLYDLLTATILRYLPKFVKVLQEHPNPSHPFRQGQRTCIEKHPFLLRILKASQTAGILWDELKAWSTLVQKDFLERNFESASWSEMLEVVGEEQFSADPRTLGGYMETTNRTMNTIQLGQSRMLETTSIHDARLKELTTTVSIQGQAIEECRQALAEIKTLLKEALGKPDILIPAINQGQEQLPINPSAAERMLEIDQQVLPVYSLPEKLKDMDLTDLFQQWHFQQWHLQMYSGGTKQRGISSQIRFGMEYFSLFLPAQVPPLPTARTKFKGPCLTMATLSSLSDQRFSRASLYTSLDSYDDKEDSESTKKHKAPSLAKASNQLCQFYEIVSQDYHRNCSSSEARNTASRPLAASELSDRVLTKSLTLIGGGYNKGLQSSGRRRKTNAKKKRRRRKATKWTDLSSTQLGFVQKLNICWNDYVWKILKCTRGINIPVASLNALKQARLEWMGARVRVESCMSNPSWCKRRGIVVQITKETWVVALDQSLPSSEGVSTKVNETSIRGAQTIILPKRGTALVALLPLPIEENNPQE from the exons ATGTTGCTTGATTGGGTGTTTGCATTTGCCTATAGTGCTGTGATGAATACCAACCCAAACGACTCGTTGTTCCCGACCTTTGCCGAAAAAGTGGAGTTGCGCAATTTATCAGCTGGAAACATCAATGATGAAGAAATTGGAAATGAGACTACCCAAGATAGtactttgaaagcaaaggtaGATTCCAGCAAAAAAGTCACCAAGTACTTTCAAGCACTTTTGGAGCGACTAATTAAGACAAGCGAGGAGCTTGTAGGTCCGAACGAAATGGCTAGAGCTGCCGGTTTGTATCAGGATGATGAAGATTTTAGCGAGGAATTTGATGGCAGCAGCTGCGTCGGTACAACTAGTGTCAACAATGAGCCAGGAATATTCAATctgacaggagaagaagaaacggttGGATTGGATCCCCCAGCCAATGCTGCCTATTACTATAGCGGTTTGCTTCATAAGCACGGCATTTCAGCCGGACTCTCAACACATTCGGCTAAGCGCTCTGCAGTCGAAATGGCAAATGAAAGTGCTCTATTGCTCACAACATGGGTATGCTTCCGGGCAGGATGGCTGATGAAAGCAGTGCATACTATTTTTGATTACCTATCATTTAATCCGAAAAATGATCGACAAGTTTCGAGGGTGTTCAGCGAATGGAATACGCCATCTTTTCGTGGTGAGATACTAGGTGGGCGTCCTCCAAGACTCCATCCCATTCGACTTCAGGGATTTAAAGAAGCAGAGAAGgttcgttgttttgttgctgcactATTTGTGAACTACGAAGACAAAGGCATAGACTCCAATATATTTTGCACCATTGACGATCGGAAAAATCGACTTCGTGAGTTACGAAATCTGTATGATCTCTTGACGGCAACTATTCTCCGTTATCTGCCCAAGTTTGTCAAAGTCCTTCAAGAACATCCAAATCCGTCTCACCCATTCCGACAAGGTCAACGCACTTGTATCGAAAAGCACCCGTTTCTGTTACGAATCCTTAAGGCAAGTCAAACAGCAGGCATCTTGTGGGATGAGTTGAAAGCATGGAGTACTTTGGTTCAGAAAGACTTTCTCGAGAGAAATTTTGAGTCAGCAAGCTGGTCTGAGATGCTAGAGGTTGTCGGGGAGGAGCAATTTTCTGCGGATCCTAGGACACTGGGAGGTTACATGGAAACAACGAATCGGACTATGAATACTATTCAGCTGGGACAGAGCAGGATGCTGGAGACTACAAGCATTCATGATGCCCGACTTAAGGAGCTAACTACCACTGTCAGCATACAAGGGCAAGCAATTGAGGAATGCAGGCAAGCGCTTGCAGAGATAAAGACATTGCTAAAAGAGGCTCTGGGGAAACCAGATATCCTTATCCCTGCCATCAATCAGGGTCAGGAACAACTACCCATCAATCCTTCTGCAGCAGAAAGAATGCTAGAAATAGACCAGCAGGTACTCCCAGTGTATTCTCTTCCCGAGAAGCTCAAGGATATGGACCTCACGGATTTATTTCAGCAATGGCATTTTCAACAGTGGCATTTGCAGATGTATAGCGGTGGAACCAAACAGAGGGGCATTTCGAGTCAAATTCGCTTTGGAATGGAGTACTTTTCTCTGTTCCTTCCGGCACAGGTACCTCCGTTGCCTACAG CTCGTACCAAATTCAAAGGACCATGTTTGACCATGGCAACTttgtcttcactgtcagatcAACGTTTCTCCCGCGCTAGCCTTTATACATCCCTTGATTCATATGATGATAAAGAGGATTCGGAATCGACCAAGAAACACAAGGCTCCTTCCTTGGCGAAGGCATCGAACCAGTTATGTCAGTTTTACGAAATAGTTTCGCAAGACTATCATAGAAAttgttcgtcgtcggaggCGCGCAACACGGCGAGTCGCCCTTTGGCGGCATCGGAACTTTCGGATCGTGTTTTAACCAAAAGCTTGACCCTGATAGGAGGGGGATATAATAAAGGGCTACAGAGTAGTGGCAGAAGGCGGAAGACGAACGCTAAGAAAAAACGCAGGCGCCGGAAAGCAACGAAGTGGACGGATTTGTCGTCGACGCAACTCGGCTTTGTCCAGAAGCTCAATATATGTTGGAACGATTATGTatggaagattttgaagtGTACCAGAGGAATCAACATCCCAGTCGCTTCCCTGAATGCTCTGAAGCAAGCTAGATTGGAATGGATGGGGGCCCGGGTTCGGGTCGAATCCTGTATGTCAAATCCGTCTTGGTGTAAGCGAAGAGGCATCGTGGTACAAATAACCAAGGAAACTTGGGTTGTTGCGTTAGACCAATCATTGCCTTCTTCTGAAGGAGTTTCGACAAAAGTCAATGAGACGAGCATACGCGGGGCGCAGACAATTATTCTCCCGAAGCGCGGAACAGCGCTTGTAGCGCTCCTTCCTTTACCTATTGAAGAGAACAATCCACAGGAAG
- a CDS encoding predicted protein, whose product MSTAQFIASRLLREALQAAIANDADEDSEATFFPTSAPTTEDDFQRRNWMMYNIAMVKKPLLTGVGVLIGLVMIAYGFMHLLERLNVCERVDMQRAERKKSDGLWDIQESERRKILLFLFRKQAKTVFRFKREEGGKAVVDETTTQPLSQQSTMPEDANRDICVSLNQESTGTTINGRQASCCISGSVIQKSAIPPDTTDCGQVSTADESENVTTSEKNVSHPLNGSSTKASPDAVLYDQEQKETVASILVAPNEELDSSTNAADDENDNNLSYEEVISEPSTDSLEYVCSICLSDYEDGCKVMTGTACQHVFHMECAMEWLQKHSHCPYCREPMMSRDEFRLAAMQVLGLVRCRELGILADPSTDTERGESDSPV is encoded by the coding sequence ATGAGTACTGCTCAATTCATTGCTAGCCGATTGCTGCGAGAGGCTTTACAAGCGGCGATTGCCAATGATGCTGATGAGGATTCCGAAGCGACTTTCTTTCCGACCAGCGCTCCTACGACGGAAGATGACTTTCAGCGTCGAAATTGGATGATGTACAATATAGCCATGGTCAAGAAACCTTTGCTTACCGGCGTGGGCGTCTTGATTGGACTCGTCATGATCGCGTACGGCTTCATGCACCTTTTGGAGCGTCTGAACGTGTGCGAACGGGTGGACATGCAACGCGCTGAGCGTAAGAAATCGGACGGATTATGGGACATTCAAGAATCTGAGCGACGCAAAATCCTTCTATTCCTTTTCCGGAAACAAGCCAAGACAGTGTTTCGCTTCAAACGGGAAGAGGGAGGAAAAGCGGTGGTAGACGAAACAACGACGCAACCTCTTTCGCAACAGAGCACAATGCCAGAGGACGCTAACAGGGATATTTGTGTTTCACTGAACCAAGAGTCGACCGGAACGACAATCAATGGGCGCCAAGCATCATGCTGCATCTCAGGAAGCGTTATTCAAAAATCTGCCATTCCCCCCGATACAACCGATTGTGGTCAGGTTTCCACTGCGGATGAGTCTGAGAATGTCACTACAAGCGAAAAGAATGTGTCACATCCTCTGAATGGTAGCTCCACAAAAGCGAGCCCGGATGCTGTTTTATACGACCAAGAACAGAAGGAGACAGTCGCATCCATTTTGGTTGCTCCCAATGAGGAACTAGACAGCAGTACAAACGCTGCCgatgacgaaaacgacaacaaccTGTCATACGAAGAGGTCATATCAGAACCCAGTACAGACAGTCTGGAATACGTCTGTTCCATCTGCCTTTCGGACTACGAAGATGGATGCAAGGTAATGACAGGTACTGCCTGTCAACACGTCTTTCACATGGAATGTGCAATGGAATGGCTACAGAAGCACTCGCATTGTCCTTACTGTCGGGAACCAATGATGAGCCGGGACGAATTTCGCTTGGCAGCCATGCAAGTTCTAGGTTTAGTCCGATGTCGGGAGCTTGGCATTCTTGCAGACCCTTCTACGGATACAGAAAGAGGCGAAAGTGACAGCCCCGTTTAG
- the CPF2 gene encoding cry-dash from the cryptochrome/photolyase family (Cryptochromes are flavoproteins that share sequence similarities to DNA photolyase (a blue light-dependent DNA repairing enzyme) but show no detectable photolyase activity.) — protein sequence MSSSRSKQSFWFLIFVHTVLILTFAAGAATAMRGASVSTVTKATSRASSQVVLHWFRHGDLRLLDNPALIHSSKTAESCVPVFCFDDSVYGNDNRTPDTRAPHSNDRGQLKCGPRRAQFVLDSVQDLRRSLQSRGSALYVAHGKPAQVFQRLVDAWPAVPAADTAAPNGSLLTIVCQREVVREENDAVRAVQSVLRRRFPQAKVQQIWGSTMYELDDLPFATDLANMPDTFTPFRNKVEKNCQIGTPLPVPKQLSLPENFPSALKQGLEYLPTLKELGYTDAQIQQVETHDERGVLHFMVAKQPDSHDCLKDYFETRNGMLGPNYSTKFSPWLAHGNVSPRYVAAQCRKYEEERVENKSTYWVVFELLWRDFCKFFATKHGDAIFYPYGTTERTDRHKPWSTFGRNLQAWQEGRTGYPLVDANMRELVATGFMSNRGRQNVASFLAINLNHDWRCGGDFFESHLLDYDVYSNWVNWCAAAGMTGGRLNRFNISKQSKDYDQHGDYVRHWLPELAKVPNEFVHEPWKMTSFQQMEYECKLGVDYPNPIVPPSRPNPHTDRNNRGRGGHQSKGNNRHGPPDKSRKANASGSNRHQKYEMKSLQPGSFRVKES from the exons ATGAGCAGTAGCAGGTCCAAGCAGTCTTTTTGGTTCCTTATCTTTGTTCACACCGTCCTTATCTTGACCTTTGCTGCCGGTGCCGCCACTGCCATGAGAGGAGCATCCGTCAGTACCGTGACGAAAGCGACCTCACGCGCCTCGTCGCAAGTTGTCTTGCACTGGTTCCGACACGGAGATTTACGCTTGCTGGACAATCCGGCCTTGATCCATTCCAG CAAAACTGCCGAATCTTGTGTTCCCGTCTTTTGTTTCGACGACAGTGTCTACGGCAACGACAATCGGACTCCGGACACTCGCGCGCCGCATTCGAACGATCGCGGTCAACTCAAGTGCGGACCCCGTCGTGCGCAGTTCGTACTGGATTCGGTCCAGGATCTACGACGCAGTCTACAATCCCGAGGTAGCGCCTTGTACGTGGCGCACGGGAAACCCGCACAAGTCTTCCAAAGATTGGTGGATGCCTGGCCGGCGGTTCCAGCCGCCGACACTGCCGCTCCGAACGGCAGTCTACTCACCATTGTTTGTCAGCGGGAAGTGGTGCGGGAGGAAAACGACGCGGTCCGAGCGGTACAATCCGTTCTACGCCGACGCTTTCCGCAAGCCAAAGTTCAACAAATTTGGGGCTCCACCATGTACGAACTGGACGATTTGCCCTTTGCCACGGACCTCGCCAACATGCCCGATACCTTTACGCCCTTTCGGAACAAGGTGGAAAAGAATTGTCAAATTGGCACACCCCTGCCGGTACCCAAGCAACTCTCTCTGCCGGAGAATTTTCCTTCCGCCTTGAAACAAGGCCTGGAGTACCTACCCACCTTAAAAGAGCTGGGGTACACGGATGCGCAAATTCAGCAAGTCGAAACCCATGACGAGCGCGGAGTCCTGCACTTTATGGTGGCGAAACAGCCGGACTCGCAC GATTGTTTGAAGGATTACTTCGAAACGCGCAACGGGATGCTGGGGCCGAACTATTCGACCAAATTCAGTCCCTGGTTGGCCCACGGCAACGTTTCACCCCGGTACGTGGCCGCACAGTGCCGTAAGTACGAAGAAGAACGCGTGGAGAACAAATCTACCTACTGGGTAGTCTTTGAACTGCTGTGGCGCGATTTTTGCAAATTTTTTGCCACGAAACATGGTGACGCTATTTTTTATCCGTACGGGACGACCGAACGCACGGATCGGCACAAGCCTTGGTCGACCTTTGGTCGTAATTTACAGGCGTGGCAGGAGGGTCGCACGGGCTACCCTCTCGTAGACGCCAACATGCGAGAATTGGTCGCCACCGGCTTCATGTCAAATCGTGGCCGTCAGAATGTGGCATCCTTTCTCGCCATTAACTTGAATCACGATTGGCGATGCGGCGGGGATTTCTTCGAAAGCCATCTG TTGGATTACGACGTGTATAGCAATTGGGTGAATTGGTGTGCGGCCGCGGGTATGACGGGTGGTCGTCTCAACCGATTCAACATTTCTAAGCAAAGCAAGGACTACGACCAACACGGCGACTACGTGCGGCATTGGTTACCGGAACTGGCCAAGGTGCCCAACGAATTCGTCCATGAGCCTTGGAAAATGACGTCGTTCCAGCAGATGGAGTACGAGTGCAAACTCGGCGTGGATTATCCCAACCCGATTGTTCCGCCGTCCCGGCCCAACCCCCACACGGACCGGAACAATCGCGGCCGTGGTGGGCACCAGTCAAAAGGCAACAATCGCCACGGTCCACCCGACAAATCCCGCAAAGCCAATGCGAGTGGAAGCAACCGACACCAAAAATACGAAATGAAGAGTCTCCAACCCGGCAGTTTTCGAGTCAAGGAATCGTAA
- a CDS encoding predicted protein — protein sequence MQTTARHTLVTLVEDHLTVLIADAVTVGRHAKRARTVTNSNSNNNTTNGTPLDEVAAVSKGTSSSTGGGVTVRRRLHAADINLALQMRQSEKLYATALVPPDTVHPSSMSTTTTTDNPDHSLPASHRPVNLADFLRHAQLPFQQPAEVALHVSWLAVDGIAPEPHPHGVVGAWTDRHTPSPHPLAMPHENNNHHNPYQSTAPQAWLVQQLQAAMLSEELQLYFTRVTYALDNTTNTHSPTSARAQDRLLDRLAVDAHLQELVPFFARYVTQTLYASHVTHQRAAVRLVQAMLHNPTLHLELYLHELVPALLTAIVADHRDRTNQRTSVAVTATPHWRLRVEASVALRTVCRQFGPEYPTLQARVLRTLCQALGPDRSRPAVFGGLTAVTLFGPLAIQAFVLPMLPHAWNAWEEEAQSSATEEVQWETRQCQQAALGALGTWLRSYAPTAPQTLTAGPAEQVAATDVAHPLLADTWGDALVPLQGYGPDVPTDYTLCVL from the coding sequence ATGCAGACAACGGCGCGCCATACGTTGGTGACACTCGTGGAGGATCACCTGACCGTGTTGATTGCTGATGCCGTCACGGTGGGACGACACGCCAAGCGTGCCCGAACCGTCACCAACAGTAACTCCAACAATAACACCACGAACGGGACACCCTTGGACGAAGTCGCTGCCGTGTCCAAAGGAACATCTTCCAGTACGGGGGGAGGAGTCACGGTACGCCGACGTTTACACGCGGCCGACATTAATCTCGCCTTGCAAATGCGACAGTCGGAAAAACTTTACGCGACGGCTCTCGTGCCACCGGACACGGTACATCCGTCGTCTATGTCGACAACAACCACCACGGACAATCCCGACCATTCCTTACCCGCGTCGCATCGTCCCGTCAATCTGGCCGACTTTTTGCGACACGCCCAACTCCCATTCCAACAACCCGCCGAAGTCGCCTTGCACGTGTCGTGGCTTGCCGTGGACGGCATTGCTCCGGAACCGCATCCGCACGGGGTTGTCGGGGCGTGGACGGACCGACACACGCCCTCACCCCATCCCCTCGCCATGCCACACGAAAACAACAATCACCACAACCCATACCAATCCACCGCTCCCCAAGCCTGGCTCGTACAACAACTCCAAGCCGCCATGTTGTCCGAAGAACTACAACTATACTTTACCCGCGTCACCTACGCTCTGGATAACACCACCAATACCCACTCCCCGACCTCCGCACGCGCGCAAGATCGACTCCTGGATCGACTCGCCGTCGACGCGCATTTGCAGGAACTCGTGCCCTTTTTCGCACGCTACGTCACGCAGACTCTCTACGCATCGCACGTGACCCACCAACGTGCCGCCGTACGACTCGTGCAAGCCATGCTCCACAATCCAACCCTGCATCTCGAACTCTACTTGCACGAACTCGTACCAGCACTCTTGACCGCCATTGTGGCCGATCACCGCGACCGGACGAACCAACGGACCTCCGTCGCCGTGACCGCCACGCCGCACTGGCGTTTGCGCGTCGAAGCTTCCGTCGCGCTCCGCACCGTCTGTCGACAATTCGGACCCGAATACCCCACCCTCCAAGCACGGGTACTCCGGACCCTCTGTCAAGCACTCGGACCGGACCGGTCCCGACCGGCCGTCTTTGGCGGTCTCACCGCCGTCACACTCTTTGGACCACTCGCCATCCAAGCCTTTGTCCTACCCATGCTGCCGCACGCCTGGAATGCCTGGGAGGAGGAAGCACAGTCGTCCGCTACGGAAGAAGTGCAGTGGGAGACCCGACAATGCCAACAAGCCGCACTCGGTGCCCTCGGGACGTGGTTGCGGTCCTACGCACCAACGGCTCCGCAGACGTTAACTGCTGGACCGGCAGAACAAGTTGCCGCGACCGACGTCGCGCATCCACTCCTCGCCGACACGTGGGGAGATGCCCTGGTACCCTTGCAAGGCTACGGACCCGACGTGCCCACCGATTATACCCTGTGTGTACTCTAA
- a CDS encoding predicted protein yields the protein MKRTIGKDSLAAWLRRLLPLLLLLLSTDSSFAWSSGSGSSHRPAQAVGAYGQAGRATKLWAGPKSSFLSLSPAILASRPVTSRTTRAPTALSMRVPVLDDWKVLTSGRVTGTVKFHPSIPDGQVITTSPLEKPEAAAARKTIVTSTGSKYQLGSPQTVPAKANGRTQPSNASPAVVSLSELQRQAKLEFALTGEVIGDDDRQYLISGRPQKSTSGKSRIYKAYKANEDGLPTGDSLLIKLSSNTEAIEREASNYAKITKTGLSRGKFVELVDFVQPASVITKKFGSQSALVLERGAIDLKRYISEKGQLSGKEMREAAVSAASCLQAIHNSGLVWTDMKTENFIVTKDGQVKGIDLESAIPVQDNPVDYSPEATPPEFARAFLSGDGPFFVLQYNYDVWSFGMLLYELSTGKGYFDGMTPMQITKMLQGGPEIDLSDVEDDNLRNLIAKCLRLDPKRRPNIVKILLQPYFLISGFGPLSF from the coding sequence ATGAAACGCACAATCGGGAAAGATTCCTTGGCGGCTTGGCTCCGAAGACTGCTGCCactgttgctgctcttgctATCGACGGATTCCTCCTTCGCCTGGTCTTCCGGTAGTGGCAGTAGCCATCGACCAGCCCAAGCCGTGGGGGCCTACGGTCAGGCTGGTAGGGCCACCAAATTGTGGGCCGGTCCAAAGTCGTCCTTTCTTTCCCTATCGCCAGCGATACTCGCGTCACGTCCCGTCACCTCGAGGACGACTCGGGCCCCGACGGCCTTGTCGATGCGCGTACCGGTCTTGGACGACTGGAAGGTCCTCACCAGCGGACGCGTCACGGGGACCGTCAAATTCCATCCCAGCATTCCCGACGGACAAGTCATTACCACGTCGCCTTTGGAAAAACCGGAAGCCGCCGCGGCTCGCAAAACAATCGTCACCAGTACCGGTTCCAAGTACCAACTCGGGAGTCCCCAAACCGTGCCGGCCAAGGCGAACGGACGAACCCAGCCGTCCAACGCATCACCCGCCGTCGTATCCCTGTCGGAACTCCAACGCCAAGCCAAGCTGGAATTCGCACTCACGGGCGAAGTCATTGGAGACGATGATCGACAGTACTTAATCTCCGGTCGACCGCAAAAAAGCACTTCGGGGAAATCAAGAATCTACAAGGCCTACAAGGCTAACGAAGATGGTCTCCCCACCGGCGACTCCCTGCTGATCAAACTGAGCTCCAATACGGAAGCAATCGAACGCGAAGCGTCTAATTACGCCAAAATCACCAAGACTGGTCTGAGCCGGGGGAAATTTGTGGAACTCGTCGACTTTGTCCAACCCGCGTCGGTGATTACCAAAAAGTTTGGTTCCCAGTCGGCGCTGGTCTTGGAACGAGGGGCCATTGATTTGAAGAGATACATTTCCGAAAAAGGACAGCTGTCGGGGAAGGAAATGCGGGAAGCCGCTGTTTCGGCTGCCTCGTGTTTGCAAGCAATCCACAACTCCGGATTGGTTTGGACGGACATGAAAACGGAGAACTTCATCGTCACCAAAGACGGGCAAGTCAAGGGCATTGATTTGGAATCGGCCATCCCCGTCCAAGACAATCCGGTCGATTACAGTCCAGAAGCAACGCCTCCAGAATTCGCACGCGCGTTCCTGTCCGGCGACGGGCCCTTCTTTGTACTACAGTACAATTACGACGTTTGGAGTTTCGGTATGCTCTTGTACGAACTGTCCACCGGCAAGGGTTACTTTGACGGTATGACACCGATGCAGATAACAAAAATGCTCCAGGGTGGACCGGAAATTGACTTGAGCGACGTCGAGGACGACAATCTGCGCAATCTAATCGCCAAGTGTTTGCGATTGGATCCTAAACGGCGCCCGAACATTGTCAAGATTCTTCTGCAGCCGTACTTTTTAATTTCCGGATTCGGACCGCTGAGTTTCTAA
- a CDS encoding predicted protein has product MLCNTRSTLALSFWLLCALATAKKPNRNAPHAHSGLLKAHQPGPFPIVLSNADEAELNRGNSVMKQTMPAAGEEAGTVLCVQDIDAPMPAVWNQILDLGAYKGKVPKVSACDNYICQKNHDGTFTVKTRMVLGVMPGYSYENYYNHRYLPEDSSMVWSLDYEKTSDFDDVAGHWHVAEHPSKPSHTRVFYSCDVQMKGNLPKPIINYIGKAALKQATSWVKKEAEQNQKATPPAPFDECFSAGGDDKENAAPAGIGKGIRKPAFFGSRK; this is encoded by the exons ATGTTGTGCAACACTAGATCCACCTTGGCGTTGTCCTTTTGGCTGCTGTGCGCGTTGGCAACGGCGAAAAAGCCGAATCGCAATGCCCCACACGCGCATTCCGGCCTGTTGAAAGCGCACCAGCCCGGTCCCTTTCCCATTGTCTTGTCGAATGCCGACGAAGCGGAACTGAATCGCGGGAACTCCGTCATGAAGCAGACCATGCCGGCTGCCGGAGAAGAAGCCGGGACCGTTCTCTGTGTGCAGGATATTGATGCTCCCATGCCGGCAGTTTGGAACCAGATTCTCGATCTGGGCGCCTACAAGGGAAAGGTGCCCAAAGTCAGCGCTTGCGATAACTACATATGCCAAAAGAACCACGATGGAACTTTTACCGTCAAGACACGTATGGTCCTCGGAGTCATGCCGGGTTATTCG TACGAAAACTACTATAACCATCGGTATTTGCCAGAAGATTCCTCTATGGTTTGGTCTCTGGATTACGAGAAGACTTCGGATTTTGACGACGTTGCCGGACACTGGCACGTCGCGGAGCACCCTTCCAAACCCTCTCACACGCGGGTCTTCTACTCCTGCGACGTCCAAATGAAAGGCAACCTACCCAAACCAATTATCAACTACATTGGTAAAGCGGCACTGAAACAGGCCACGTCGTGGGTTAAAAAAGAAGCTGAGCAAAACCAAAAGGCGACGCCGCCAGCACCCTTTGACGAGTGCTTTAGTGCAGGGGGcgacgacaaggaaaacGCAGCACCAGCAGGTATTGGCAAAGGCATCAGAAAGCCAGCCTTTTTTGGCAGTCGGAAATAG
- a CDS encoding predicted protein: MVNVPKERKTYCAGKCKKHAAHKVTQYKAGKASNFAQGKRRYDSKQMGFGGQTKPVFHKKAKTTRKVVLRLECKKCKTKKQLCIKRTKHFELGEKAKQSG, translated from the coding sequence ATGGTAAACGTCCCGAAAGAACGCAAGACTTACTGCGCCGGCAAGTGCAAGAAGCACGCCGCCCACAAGGTGACCCAGTACAAAGCAGGTAAGGCTTCCAACTTTGCACAGGGAAAGCGCCGTTACGATAGCAAGCAAATGGGCTTTGGTGGACAAACCAAGCCCGTCTTTcacaaaaaggccaagacCACGCGTAAGGTGGTTTTGCGTCTGGAATGCAAGAAATGTAAGACCAAGAAGCAGTTGTGTATCAAGCGAACCAAGCATTTCGAACTGGGAGAAAAGGCAAAACAATCCGGT
- a CDS encoding predicted protein, whose translation MAREQQSSRLLVAGSRLLQFATSGAAGGLFVGQEDIDANRTVVPITETNADTNEPADRDNLDRVKAFFLILLSGVGIVLGLIVITYLVMILLDKCTRRGDAEEERDHGVVSRKAGLWGLKQSERQAILEYIFRKHKTVFEYSQELVPAGNNSGVDTGEAIPVLDADVSTTSDSGRDRFGNETTSKDSPAVSEKDQGIISEPSVESSRSIPGRAPVDEHRDENDTATFPEDDSDEDQASHDNLFSSATTESSDDLALTEHDDNDHDRVCCICLAPYEAGSTMLTARTCPHQFHYDCCMEWLVAFHDHCPYCRVEMMTPNQMRKAARKVLGQARVTELGMWQQYQQSRNDHNTDPTQVRIGRELQAEVELTVQTEGSNDQGAILDVSVAEQHRDIESGTVVDMENFTDSGTAGQDHPAHGDSSANGDCTRTTVVSHNHE comes from the coding sequence ATGGCACGGGAACAACAATCGTCTCGACTCCTCGTCGCGGGGTCACGACTGTTGCAGTTTGCAACGAGTGGTGCCGCGGGAGGTCTTTTCGTCGGTCAAGAAGATATCGACGCGAACCGGACGGTGGTTCCGATCACGGAAACCAACGCCGACACCAACGAACCGGCAGACCGGGACAACCTCGATCGGGTCAAGGCGTTCTTTTTGATTCTCTTGTCCGGGGTCGGGATCGTTCTAGGGCTCATCGTCATCACCTACCTCGTTATGATTCTTCTAGACAAGTGTACGCGCCGTGgcgatgcggaagaagaacgtgATCACGGGGTGGTCTCGCGGAAAGCCGGTTTGTGGGGTCTGAAGCAATCCGAACGCCAAGCAATACTGGAGTACATTTTTCGAAAACACAAGACGGTCTTTGAGTACAGTCAAGAATTGGTACCAGCTGGGAACAATTCCGGAGTCGACACGGGGGAAGCGATACCCGTACTCGATGCGGATGTTTCGACAACGAGCGACAGTGGAAGAGATCGTTTCGGGAATGAGACAACTTCAAAAGATAGTCCCGCCGTCAGTGAAAAAGATCAGGGTATCATTTCCGAGCCATCGGTCGAGTCGTCGCGCTCCATACCCGGACGCGCACCGGTCGACGAGCACCgggacgaaaacgacactGCAACGTTCCCGGAAGACGATTCGGACGAAGATCAGGCCAGCCACGACAATCTCTTCTCGAGCGCCACCACGGAATCCAGTGACGACCTCGCGTTGACCGAgcacgacgacaacgaccacGACCGCGTGTGTTGTATCTGCTTGGCTCCTTACGAAGCTGGCAGTACCATGTTAACAGCGCGAACGTGTCCACACCAGTTCCACTACGATTGTTGCATGGAGTGGCTCGTTGCCTTTCACGACCATTGCCCGTATTGCCGGGTGGAAATGATGACACCGAACCAGATGCGCAAAGCCGCACGCAAGGTACTCGGTCAAGCTCGTGTCACCGAACTGGGCATGTGGCAGCAGTACCAGCAATCAAGGAATGATCATAACACGGATCCCACGCAGGTACGCATTGGACGAGAACTCCAAGCCGAAGTGGAGTTGACCGTGCAAACGGAAGGTAGCAACGATCAAGGTGCAATTTTGGACGTCTCGGTTGCCGAACAGCACAGAGATATCGAATCAGGGACAGTAGTTGATATGGAAAATTTTACCGATAGTGGGACAGCTGGTCAAGACCACCCGGCTCATGGAGATTCCAGCGCGAACGGTGACTGCACGCGGACAACAGTTGTAAGTCACAATCACGAATAA